One Pleurocapsa minor HA4230-MV1 DNA segment encodes these proteins:
- a CDS encoding tetratricopeptide repeat protein, with the protein MTTKTQNQNIENQIEELHTQAVNKHKQNQLEDALNLYLQSIELNELQSEWIYANAITVAAQIRNYATAQSLVIKAHKIYANSSEISRASGIFFHKINHLDKAIASYQKSIILDSEQPEWVYAKLIDLLIQSKLYDHAVEVQKTAIKHFPQSKIINQQLEQKIDQSDYAVNKTPTSTYTAEEKQQLFKTSQARETPENIEHCVDLTISELRRKLTDSAIVERYSILLNQLLCHINEGKKEMDVDALVQCLAEIKTDIHYLKTKVLNPSEDTVDPQAQQNVELEKIIGLNKPMLVKCELKERIVGSGWYDAEEHGRWSGPGTVSSIVLPYPVAGKYKLEIVIRAEAKLDLLETLTVNLNDRTLETSLIQRKNNFFPAVVRGEITIPQEKAQSFLAIDLIIDETVVPQKADCRSIGLLVERVSLIPNYTVTN; encoded by the coding sequence ATGACTACTAAAACACAAAACCAAAATATTGAGAATCAGATTGAAGAATTGCACACTCAAGCTGTTAATAAGCACAAGCAAAATCAGCTAGAAGATGCACTTAATCTTTATTTGCAGTCGATAGAGCTAAATGAATTACAGTCAGAGTGGATTTATGCCAATGCTATTACAGTAGCAGCCCAAATTAGAAATTATGCTACAGCTCAAAGTTTAGTGATCAAAGCCCATAAAATATATGCTAATTCCTCCGAGATCTCAAGAGCATCTGGCATATTTTTTCACAAAATAAATCATCTCGACAAAGCGATCGCCTCTTATCAAAAGTCGATTATTTTGGACTCAGAACAGCCAGAATGGGTATATGCCAAGTTAATCGATCTTTTAATTCAATCTAAACTTTATGACCATGCTGTCGAGGTACAAAAAACTGCCATCAAGCATTTTCCTCAGTCTAAAATTATTAACCAACAGTTAGAACAAAAGATCGATCAAAGTGATTATGCTGTAAATAAAACACCAACATCTACTTATACCGCAGAGGAGAAACAGCAGCTTTTCAAAACTTCTCAAGCTAGAGAAACTCCCGAAAATATTGAGCATTGTGTAGATCTAACTATTAGTGAATTAAGGCGTAAATTAACTGACTCCGCTATTGTAGAGCGATATTCAATTCTACTTAATCAATTGTTATGTCATATTAATGAGGGAAAAAAAGAAATGGATGTTGATGCCTTAGTACAATGTTTAGCAGAAATCAAAACTGATATTCACTATTTAAAAACAAAGGTACTTAACCCTTCAGAAGATACGGTAGATCCACAGGCTCAACAAAATGTTGAATTGGAAAAAATTATTGGTTTAAATAAACCAATGTTGGTTAAATGTGAACTTAAAGAGCGTATTGTGGGTTCAGGTTGGTACGATGCTGAAGAACATGGACGTTGGAGTGGCCCTGGTACAGTTTCTTCAATAGTCTTGCCTTACCCAGTAGCAGGAAAATATAAGTTAGAAATAGTTATTCGAGCAGAAGCAAAGCTCGATCTATTAGAAACATTAACCGTTAATCTCAACGATCGGACATTAGAGACATCTTTAATCCAAAGAAAAAACAATTTTTTCCCTGCGGTTGTTCGAGGAGAAATTACTATTCCTCAAGAAAAAGCTCAATCTTTTCTGGCGATCGATTTAATTATAGACGAAACTGTAGTCCCCCAAAAAGCTGACTGTAGGTCGATTGGATTATTGGTTGAAAGAGTTAGTTTGATTCCTAATTATACGGTCACCAATTAG
- a CDS encoding glycosyltransferase family 4 protein, whose translation MLATDAPFWEGKMGSHQRILAIAKALKNHCSLKIFFFGSIGLQRRTQIKEAGFENMVVSYKDFDQHLKPEEAGLPKLTSFANIQGLKKRRHDAFYTTFAQYVAAVQPNIVLIEYIYLAYLQDAIPSNCLKLIDTHDVMCFREYRFYQHQMLNAISMSVSYQEEQFILNHFDAVLAIQKNEYEILRKMLPNKVLLLCPHSVTYDSQYRKLNEIKNIGFIGADNEANYSGLDWFIKQVWPIVKQLNLNLYIFGKVGDRFAGICDADESIKNMSDQLSQAEVYSLVDCMINPVFVGGGLKIKTLEALAYGKPLISSKEGSVGIDNQAENGIIVAHNRLEFIESLIKLVKQPNLATELIQQGQTTIEQQFSPESCYQPLINLISYC comes from the coding sequence GTGCTAGCAACAGACGCTCCTTTTTGGGAGGGTAAAATGGGTAGCCATCAACGTATCTTAGCAATAGCTAAAGCCTTAAAGAATCATTGTTCTTTAAAAATATTTTTCTTTGGTAGCATCGGTTTACAAAGAAGAACTCAGATCAAAGAAGCTGGGTTTGAAAATATGGTGGTCAGCTATAAAGATTTTGACCAACATCTAAAACCAGAAGAAGCTGGGTTACCAAAATTAACTTCTTTTGCTAATATCCAAGGATTAAAAAAAAGAAGGCATGATGCTTTTTACACGACATTTGCGCAGTATGTTGCTGCTGTTCAACCAAATATAGTGCTAATTGAGTATATATATCTTGCTTATTTACAAGATGCTATACCAAGTAATTGCTTGAAATTAATTGATACTCACGATGTTATGTGTTTTCGAGAGTATCGTTTTTATCAGCATCAAATGCTCAATGCAATTTCTATGTCGGTTTCTTATCAAGAAGAGCAGTTTATCTTAAATCATTTTGATGCAGTCTTAGCAATTCAAAAGAACGAGTATGAAATTTTACGCAAAATGTTGCCTAATAAAGTCTTGTTACTCTGTCCTCATTCGGTAACTTACGACAGTCAATATCGAAAATTAAATGAAATTAAAAATATTGGCTTTATTGGTGCCGATAACGAAGCTAATTATAGCGGTTTAGATTGGTTTATCAAACAGGTTTGGCCCATAGTTAAGCAATTAAATCTTAACCTATATATTTTTGGTAAAGTTGGCGATCGCTTTGCGGGTATTTGTGATGCTGATGAATCGATCAAAAATATGTCAGATCAGCTAAGTCAAGCGGAAGTTTATTCTTTAGTAGATTGCATGATTAACCCAGTTTTTGTGGGGGGAGGACTAAAAATCAAAACTTTAGAAGCACTAGCTTATGGTAAGCCACTTATCTCATCAAAAGAAGGCAGTGTTGGCATAGATAACCAAGCTGAAAATGGCATTATAGTTGCTCATAACCGTCTGGAATTTATTGAAAGCCTCATTAAATTAGTCAAGCAGCCAAATCTAGCAACAGAATTAATTCAACAGGGTCAAACTACTATTGAGCAACAGTTTTCACCTGAAAGCTGCTATCAACCGCTAATCAATTTAATTAGTTACTGCTAA
- a CDS encoding papain-like cysteine peptidase, whose amino-acid sequence MTNDVMTKINHKQCYNHVVSLGCACNTSLYLKKLGLKLFSLPYDWIFSNLDMIQHTIEDDFKSFLNLELINSKKPKQAGHSYYHKRLFNHHNPKDDRDDYHYYQRCITRFKEILDSTDNKLFVHTVYQEPEKYHRHFIEFNSEFKKVNFELEDARKFTSFLSKLTKNYTFIVIIENPNQTKSQVRNILAEDNLIVYVIDCLGVSSGEILTNTIDSSNYQQIITQFDYDLKEIA is encoded by the coding sequence ATGACAAATGATGTAATGACCAAAATTAATCACAAACAATGCTACAATCATGTAGTTAGCTTGGGCTGCGCTTGTAATACTTCGTTATATTTAAAGAAATTAGGATTAAAACTGTTTTCTCTTCCATATGACTGGATTTTTAGTAATTTAGACATGATTCAGCACACTATTGAAGATGACTTTAAATCCTTTTTGAATCTAGAATTAATCAATTCTAAGAAACCAAAGCAAGCTGGACATAGTTATTATCACAAGAGATTATTTAATCATCATAATCCTAAAGATGATCGGGATGACTACCATTACTATCAACGTTGTATAACTAGATTCAAAGAAATACTTGATTCTACTGACAATAAATTATTTGTCCATACCGTATACCAAGAGCCAGAAAAATACCATCGCCACTTTATAGAATTCAATTCTGAGTTTAAAAAAGTAAATTTTGAACTAGAAGATGCTAGAAAATTTACTTCTTTTTTAAGCAAATTAACTAAAAACTATACTTTCATAGTAATTATCGAAAACCCCAATCAAACAAAGTCTCAAGTCAGAAATATTTTAGCTGAAGATAATTTGATTGTTTATGTTATTGATTGTTTGGGAGTATCTTCTGGCGAAATTTTAACCAATACAATAGATAGCTCAAATTATCAACAAATTATTACTCAATTTGACTATGATTTAAAAGAAATTGCTTAA
- a CDS encoding acyltransferase, with product MNYHQLSQEIFNLIESNFSQSDRNTFLSQLDAYEIICVKKNTAYEQQLPKNLSINKLPQANEAVNYIIIGKNYNPFLKKTALEFHGSNNVFFAANKSKIGVGDIRFYDSEGMVILNENSRHKNWFTVWMHSPRSCVYWGKDSTSSGVTCVTNDSKGIFVGDDCMIAANTWMRCSDMHDIFDLDSLEVINNAADVLIESHVWIAQESLILKGAKIKSGSIIGARSLVTGEIPRFSLATGSPAKVIKQNVSWHRTKVENERQDELERLHKLLPIQCF from the coding sequence ATGAATTACCATCAACTAAGTCAAGAAATATTCAATCTAATTGAAAGCAATTTTTCTCAATCAGACAGAAATACTTTTTTATCCCAATTAGATGCCTATGAAATAATATGCGTTAAAAAGAATACTGCCTATGAGCAACAGCTACCTAAAAATTTATCGATCAATAAGCTTCCTCAAGCAAATGAAGCCGTAAATTATATTATTATCGGCAAAAACTATAATCCTTTTTTGAAAAAAACTGCTCTGGAATTTCATGGTTCTAACAATGTTTTTTTTGCAGCCAATAAAAGCAAAATTGGCGTCGGTGACATTAGGTTTTATGACTCAGAAGGCATGGTAATTCTGAATGAAAATAGTCGCCATAAAAATTGGTTTACAGTTTGGATGCATTCACCACGTTCTTGTGTTTACTGGGGTAAAGATTCAACATCTAGTGGAGTTACTTGTGTCACAAATGACTCCAAAGGTATCTTTGTAGGCGATGATTGTATGATTGCGGCTAACACCTGGATGAGATGTTCAGATATGCACGATATATTCGATCTAGATTCCCTGGAAGTTATTAACAACGCCGCTGATGTTTTAATCGAATCTCATGTTTGGATTGCTCAAGAATCATTAATACTTAAAGGAGCAAAAATAAAATCGGGTTCAATTATCGGCGCTAGATCCCTAGTTACAGGTGAAATACCTCGTTTTTCTTTAGCCACTGGTTCACCAGCCAAAGTAATTAAACAAAATGTTTCTTGGCATCGAACTAAAGTTGAAAATGAGCGACAAGATGAATTAGAAAGATTGCATAAATTGCTGCCAATTCAGTGTTTTTAG
- a CDS encoding KpsF/GutQ family sugar-phosphate isomerase, producing MYTEPIQTSPVSHIYQLLKIEASAINRASEQLDREQAAQSIELLNNCPGKVIMTGVGKSGIVAKKIAATLTSIGTLAIYLHPCDALHGDFGIVTKEDVVIMLSNSGETDELLTMIPHLKLRSVPIIGILGNTKSTLALLADTVLDASVDREACPLNLAPTTSTTVALAIGDALAMTLVQMKGLTPEAFAFNHPAGRLGKRLTLRVADLMHGTGYPKLTPDAKWTEVVCALTQGGFGAVNVVDREELLLGIITDGDLRRWMMKIQSTELDHLTAKDMMTNNPTVVAPETLAYAALQLMEKRESQISVLPVVDREQKSIGLIRLHDIVRSGL from the coding sequence ATGTATACCGAACCAATTCAAACTTCTCCTGTTTCTCATATATATCAATTGCTTAAAATTGAAGCGTCGGCTATTAATAGAGCCTCTGAGCAGTTAGATCGAGAACAAGCAGCTCAAAGCATAGAGCTATTAAATAACTGCCCAGGAAAAGTGATCATGACTGGGGTAGGCAAATCGGGGATTGTGGCAAAAAAGATTGCTGCTACTCTCACCAGTATTGGCACATTAGCAATTTATTTGCATCCTTGCGATGCTCTTCATGGTGATTTTGGGATCGTCACCAAAGAAGATGTTGTGATCATGCTGAGTAATAGTGGTGAGACAGATGAATTACTAACCATGATTCCTCATTTAAAACTGCGATCGGTACCAATTATTGGCATTTTAGGTAATACTAAGTCAACTTTGGCTCTTCTTGCCGATACGGTTTTAGATGCTTCTGTCGATCGCGAAGCCTGTCCATTAAATTTAGCTCCAACTACCAGTACTACTGTTGCTTTGGCGATTGGTGATGCTTTGGCGATGACTCTAGTACAGATGAAAGGTTTAACTCCAGAAGCTTTTGCTTTCAATCATCCTGCGGGAAGACTGGGGAAACGTCTTACATTGCGGGTGGCAGATTTAATGCATGGTACTGGCTATCCTAAATTAACTCCTGATGCCAAGTGGACTGAAGTAGTCTGCGCTTTAACCCAAGGAGGATTTGGTGCGGTTAATGTAGTGGATCGAGAAGAGCTATTACTGGGGATTATTACTGATGGTGATTTGCGTCGGTGGATGATGAAAATTCAATCAACTGAGTTAGATCATTTAACGGCAAAAGACATGATGACCAATAACCCAACGGTAGTTGCGCCTGAAACTTTAGCCTATGCTGCTTTGCAGTTGATGGAAAAACGGGAGTCACAAATTTCCGTGTTACCTGTTGTCGATCGCGAACAAAAAAGCATTGGTCTAATTCGTTTACACGATATAGTGAGGAGTGGTTTGTAA
- the kdsB gene encoding 3-deoxy-manno-octulosonate cytidylyltransferase yields the protein MKILAVIPARYDSQRLAGKVLASIGDKPMVQWVYEAAVSSRVFTKVVVATDSQLVADRVEAFGGEVELTSSQHTTGTDRVAEVATRYPEFAVVVNVQGDQPFVTPEMLKELVTPYLEGELPEMTTLACPLDHDTGYHDPNSVKVVCGQKQQALYFSRSPIPFYRNPVKVPVYHHLGLYAFRQDFLETYTQLSSTPIEECEGLEQLRVLEHGYTIRVCQTAKAVVEVNTAEDLIKAQELILETNTLWSELKSQTV from the coding sequence ATGAAAATTCTGGCAGTAATTCCCGCACGTTACGATTCTCAAAGATTAGCGGGAAAAGTTTTAGCCTCGATCGGTGATAAACCAATGGTGCAGTGGGTATATGAAGCAGCGGTAAGCTCTAGAGTATTTACCAAAGTTGTAGTGGCGACTGATAGTCAATTGGTGGCCGATCGCGTCGAGGCTTTTGGTGGGGAGGTTGAATTAACAAGTTCTCAACATACGACAGGTACAGATCGCGTAGCCGAAGTAGCCACCAGATATCCTGAGTTTGCGGTAGTGGTGAATGTCCAAGGAGATCAACCTTTTGTCACGCCTGAGATGTTAAAGGAATTAGTCACACCATATCTAGAGGGTGAATTGCCTGAAATGACTACCTTGGCTTGTCCCTTAGACCACGACACAGGATATCACGATCCCAACTCGGTCAAGGTCGTGTGTGGTCAAAAACAACAGGCTCTTTACTTCTCGCGATCGCCGATTCCTTTTTACCGTAATCCTGTCAAAGTCCCAGTTTATCATCACTTAGGGCTATATGCCTTTCGTCAAGATTTCTTGGAAACATATACGCAACTTTCCTCTACGCCGATCGAGGAGTGTGAAGGTTTAGAACAACTAAGAGTTCTCGAACATGGCTACACCATTCGCGTCTGTCAAACGGCGAAAGCTGTAGTAGAAGTCAATACTGCTGAAGATTTAATTAAAGCTCAAGAACTAATTTTGGAGACAAATACATTATGGTCAGAACTCAAATCACAGACAGTTTAG
- the kdsA gene encoding 3-deoxy-8-phosphooctulonate synthase, whose amino-acid sequence MVRTQITDSLAVGDHCPLTLFGGPCVIESEEFTLKMAREIKKVCDRLKINFVFKSSFDKANRTSIDSFRGYPIEEGLKVLQRVKDEIGVPLVTDIHLPEQAAIAAEVVDILQIPAFLCRQTDLLVAAAATGKTINVKKGQFLAPWDMKNVVTKLESCGNNRILLTERGTSFGYNTLVVDFRSLPQMRALGYPVVFDATHSVQMPGGQGNTSGGQREFVPYLARAAAAIGMDALFMEIHEDPDQAFSDGPNMIYLANLENVLRSIVNVRNSLEMPLPALV is encoded by the coding sequence ATGGTCAGAACTCAAATCACAGACAGTTTAGCCGTTGGCGATCATTGTCCTCTAACCTTGTTTGGTGGGCCTTGTGTGATCGAATCTGAGGAATTTACCCTTAAGATGGCTAGGGAGATTAAGAAAGTATGCGATCGCTTGAAGATTAACTTTGTCTTTAAATCGTCCTTTGATAAGGCAAATCGCACCTCCATCGATTCCTTTCGAGGCTATCCAATCGAAGAAGGTCTAAAAGTTCTGCAAAGGGTAAAAGACGAAATCGGTGTCCCGTTGGTGACTGATATTCATCTGCCAGAACAAGCTGCGATCGCTGCTGAAGTTGTAGATATTCTCCAAATTCCAGCCTTCTTATGTCGTCAAACCGATCTTTTGGTGGCTGCTGCTGCTACAGGCAAGACGATCAATGTCAAAAAGGGTCAGTTTTTAGCGCCTTGGGATATGAAAAATGTGGTCACTAAATTAGAATCATGTGGCAACAATCGTATCCTGCTAACCGAACGCGGTACTAGTTTTGGCTATAACACCTTAGTTGTCGATTTTCGCTCTCTACCTCAGATGCGCGCTTTAGGTTATCCCGTCGTATTTGACGCTACCCATAGTGTACAAATGCCTGGAGGACAGGGCAATACATCAGGAGGACAACGAGAATTTGTCCCTTATCTAGCTCGTGCTGCTGCTGCCATTGGCATGGATGCATTATTTATGGAAATTCATGAAGATCCCGACCAAGCTTTTAGTGATGGGCCTAATATGATTTATTTGGCTAATTTAGAAAATGTTTTGCGCTCAATCGTCAATGTGCGTAATAGCCTTGAAATGCCTCTTCCAGCCTTAGTTTAA
- a CDS encoding HAD-IIIA family hydrolase, which produces MIETKLQSSFAQVKLLALDVDGVLTDGGLYYSESGEVCKKFNVKDGKGIKLIMQAGIEVAIISANDSPATNHRAQKLGITNCFIGVGDKMIVLQNLCQQLNLSLDQVAYMGDDLNDLPVLKSVGVPLTVADAIPENKAIAVYITEQLGGQGAVREVCNLLLNSIKVPLTV; this is translated from the coding sequence ATGATAGAAACTAAATTACAGTCTAGCTTTGCTCAAGTTAAACTTTTGGCTTTGGACGTGGATGGAGTGTTAACCGATGGCGGACTTTACTATAGCGAAAGTGGCGAAGTCTGTAAGAAATTTAATGTTAAAGATGGCAAAGGAATTAAATTAATTATGCAAGCGGGAATCGAAGTAGCAATTATCAGTGCTAATGACTCTCCTGCTACTAACCATCGCGCTCAAAAATTAGGTATTACCAATTGTTTTATTGGCGTAGGCGATAAAATGATCGTCCTACAAAATCTTTGTCAGCAGCTTAATTTATCTTTAGACCAAGTGGCTTATATGGGCGATGATCTAAATGATTTACCTGTCTTAAAATCAGTTGGTGTTCCTCTAACCGTAGCCGATGCCATCCCCGAAAATAAAGCGATCGCCGTTTATATTACAGAACAATTAGGTGGTCAAGGTGCTGTCAGAGAAGTTTGTAACCTATTGCTCAACTCAATTAAAGTTCCCCTGACTGTTTAA
- a CDS encoding DUF3769 domain-containing protein, with translation MVSFLRRYVSLILWVCLLQSSLSATELPKVAKSADALPHKLRPTPDSQEGLIVVPKPVHSARSGRYLVTQSRNGDRHNFTIPTDKNAPSGTEIEQVEVIEVIADRQEYDQLRGTVTAEGNVLMRFAQSVMTSDRLEINLNNRLAVAQNNVVLTRGEQVLRGEKFEYNLVADRGTITAAAGEIYQPTLNQDTNFKQRLTSESNLAEQTLGDRLINSQPLTDVTATEGIEINLGSQGIDLLGDNNNFSGGSTIKRLRFEADRLDFESNNWKAANLRLTNDPFSPPELELRSKTASFQQSSTGGKLTTTESDLVLDDRLKIPFLVSAFAFDSRIVRPELFNFAFDGDERGGLYLERSFNLFNGERFSWSITPQYFLQRALFPSAFGFSDDDQGGLVDPSVFGLTSAIQADFNPRTNLNGNFSLAGIELDNYEDNLRSKVELQHRLGNLNNPYQLALEYNYRDRLFNGSLGFETVQQSIGGVITSPQITLGKTGVNLNIQGSIKNIDSDTDRADLLEPERTNDRINLTRYQGAAFLDKNFSLWTGKALPSTKDQGLRYTPVPVVPYLNLFTQVSGVGSLYSNSDSQLSLEGKIGIEGQVGHFSRDWLDYTGFQFSYSQNLRGDESPFRFDRLVDRQILSFNLTQQIYGPIRVGYQTSIDLRDRDVISSDYILEYSRRTHNIILRYNPVLEIGSFSLRISDFNWQGNSEPFRNEGITPVIQGVD, from the coding sequence ATGGTTAGTTTTTTGCGCCGTTACGTTAGCCTAATCTTATGGGTGTGTTTGTTACAGTCCTCCTTATCGGCGACGGAGTTACCAAAAGTGGCAAAGTCGGCTGATGCTTTACCTCATAAATTACGACCAACCCCAGATAGTCAGGAGGGTTTGATTGTAGTACCAAAACCTGTTCATTCTGCTCGCTCTGGTCGCTATTTAGTTACTCAATCAAGAAATGGCGATCGCCATAATTTTACTATTCCCACGGACAAAAATGCGCCATCGGGAACGGAGATCGAACAGGTGGAGGTAATTGAGGTAATTGCCGATCGCCAAGAATACGACCAATTGAGAGGAACAGTCACCGCCGAAGGCAATGTGCTGATGCGCTTTGCCCAATCTGTGATGACCAGCGATCGCCTGGAGATTAATTTAAACAATCGTCTGGCGGTGGCGCAAAACAACGTAGTCCTTACGCGAGGTGAACAAGTTCTCCGAGGAGAAAAATTTGAATATAATTTGGTGGCGGATCGAGGAACTATTACTGCCGCAGCAGGAGAAATCTATCAGCCAACTTTGAATCAAGATACCAACTTTAAGCAGCGGTTGACATCAGAATCTAATCTTGCCGAGCAAACTTTGGGCGATCGCTTAATTAATAGTCAGCCATTGACAGACGTTACAGCCACAGAGGGAATTGAGATTAATTTGGGCAGCCAAGGCATCGATCTCTTGGGAGATAATAATAATTTTAGTGGTGGTTCAACGATCAAAAGACTGCGGTTTGAGGCAGATAGATTGGATTTTGAGAGCAACAATTGGAAAGCGGCTAATCTACGCCTGACCAACGATCCGTTTTCACCACCTGAATTAGAATTAAGATCTAAAACAGCTTCTTTTCAACAGTCATCTACTGGTGGCAAGCTGACTACTACTGAATCAGACTTAGTACTTGATGATCGTCTCAAAATTCCCTTTCTTGTCAGCGCATTTGCCTTTGATAGCCGTATTGTTAGACCAGAACTGTTTAATTTTGCTTTTGATGGAGATGAACGTGGTGGGCTATATTTAGAACGCAGCTTCAACTTGTTTAATGGTGAGCGGTTTAGCTGGAGCATTACCCCACAATATTTCTTACAGCGAGCATTATTCCCCTCCGCGTTTGGCTTTAGTGATGACGATCAAGGAGGGTTAGTCGATCCCTCAGTGTTTGGTTTAACTAGCGCTATTCAAGCCGATTTTAATCCCAGAACCAATTTGAATGGTAATTTTTCCTTGGCAGGGATCGAGCTAGACAATTATGAAGACAATTTAAGAAGCAAAGTTGAGCTACAGCATCGACTCGGCAACCTCAACAATCCCTATCAACTAGCCCTAGAATATAATTATCGCGATCGCCTATTTAACGGTTCGTTAGGTTTTGAAACTGTGCAACAGAGTATTGGTGGGGTGATCACTTCCCCTCAAATAACTTTAGGCAAGACTGGCGTTAATTTAAATATTCAAGGATCGATTAAAAACATTGATAGCGATACCGATCGAGCAGATTTACTGGAGCCAGAACGAACTAACGATCGGATTAATCTAACTCGCTATCAAGGAGCAGCATTTCTGGATAAAAACTTTTCCCTGTGGACTGGTAAAGCATTACCTAGCACCAAAGACCAGGGATTACGCTATACTCCCGTCCCCGTAGTTCCCTATCTAAATCTGTTTACGCAAGTTTCGGGAGTCGGCAGTTTATACAGTAATAGTGATTCCCAGCTATCTTTAGAGGGAAAGATTGGTATTGAGGGACAAGTCGGTCATTTTTCTCGCGACTGGCTAGATTATACGGGGTTTCAATTCAGCTATTCCCAAAATCTTCGTGGTGATGAATCGCCGTTTCGCTTTGATCGTTTAGTAGATCGGCAAATTTTATCCTTTAATCTGACCCAACAAATTTATGGCCCTATTCGTGTAGGTTATCAAACGTCAATCGATTTACGCGATCGCGATGTGATCAGTAGCGACTATATTCTGGAGTATAGTCGCCGTACTCATAATATTATCTTACGTTATAATCCCGTCTTAGAAATCGGTTCTTTCAGTTTGCGAATTAGCGACTTTAATTGGCAAGGAAATTCCGAGCCTTTTAGAAATGAAGGAATTACGCCCGTGATTCAGGGAGTTGATTAA
- a CDS encoding NAD(P)H-dependent oxidoreductase, giving the protein MVKIVGIVGSRRPDAYSALALQQAMERVKELGAVTDTLDLREMHLPFCDGGSEYPGYPDVEILREKVKAADGLILATPEYHGSVSGVLKNALDLMSFEHLSGKVTGLISVLGGQSNSNALNDLRIIVRWVHGWVIPEQIAIGQAWQAFAPSGELKDEKLGERFDQFARSLVNNSALLNGKQNGVAD; this is encoded by the coding sequence ATGGTTAAAATAGTTGGAATTGTTGGTAGTCGTCGCCCAGATGCTTATAGTGCTTTAGCTTTACAGCAGGCAATGGAGCGGGTCAAGGAATTAGGAGCGGTCACTGATACACTGGACTTAAGAGAAATGCACTTACCTTTTTGTGATGGTGGTAGTGAATATCCAGGATATCCAGATGTGGAAATATTAAGAGAAAAAGTTAAGGCAGCAGATGGATTAATCTTGGCAACTCCCGAATATCATGGCAGCGTCAGTGGTGTATTAAAGAATGCATTGGATCTCATGAGTTTTGAACACTTGTCTGGGAAGGTAACTGGCTTGATTAGTGTTTTGGGTGGACAATCAAACAGCAATGCGTTGAATGATTTAAGAATTATTGTTAGATGGGTACACGGTTGGGTCATTCCAGAACAGATTGCGATCGGACAGGCATGGCAGGCGTTTGCACCATCAGGAGAGCTAAAGGATGAAAAGCTAGGGGAAAGATTCGATCAGTTTGCTCGAAGTTTAGTTAATAACTCCGCTTTATTAAACGGTAAACAAAATGGCGTTGCTGATTAA